Proteins encoded by one window of Anopheles maculipalpis chromosome 2RL, idAnoMacuDA_375_x, whole genome shotgun sequence:
- the LOC126559134 gene encoding probable ribosome biogenesis protein RLP24, whose amino-acid sequence MRIETCFFCSNKIYPGHGMVFVRNDCKVFRFCRSKCRRAFNKKKNPRKIRWTKAYRKTNAKELTVDPSFEFEKRRNVPVKYDRELWNKTIEAVKKINEIKHRRECHFVMERLRKAREYEIHRDIVDVQKNIALIRSPAIGLKERRAKEEAQESALLMDVEEGEGEEEIQYVDARKLEKQLEESAALADEEEMLRA is encoded by the exons ATGCGTATCGAGACGTGCTTTTTCTGCTCGAACAAAATCTATCCCGGGCACGGGATGGTTTTCGTGCGAAACGATTGCAAA gtATTCCGATTCTGTCGCTCGAAATGCCGCCGTGCGtttaacaaaaagaagaacccGCGCAAGATCCGCTGGACCAAAGCGTACCGCAAAACGAACGCGAAGGAGCTTACCGTCGATCCGAGCTTCGAGTTCGAGAAGCGGCGCAACGTGCCGGTCAAGTACGATCGCGAGCTGTGGAACAAAACGATCGAGGCGGTGAAGAAGATCAACGAAATCAAGCACCGGCGCGAGTGTCACTTCGTGATGGAACGTTTGCGAAAGGCACGCGAGTACGAGATACATCGGGACATTGTGGATGTGCAGAAGAACATTGCTCTTATCCGTTCGCCCGCCATTGGGCTGAAGGAGCGCCGGGCGAAGGAGGAAGCACAGGAATCTGCCCTCTTGATGGACGTGGAGGAAGGAGAAGGCGAGGAAGAGATCCAGTACGTCGATGCCCGCAAGCTCGAGAAGCAGCTGGAAGAGTCGGCCGCACTCGCGGATGAGGAGGAAATGCTGCGAGCGTAA
- the LOC126557120 gene encoding exonuclease 3'-5' domain-containing protein 2, with protein sequence MLTQREKTVVSTAVIAAVGVGVLFVLSRYRRGIMSRLRALNQRDPLRDQQVHIINTTDDCRLVVEKLQRHCQEYNVLGFDCEWVSYQGKRRPVALLQLASHRGLCALIRLCMINRIPQELYDLLNDDNIIKVGVSPYEDARVLRDDYRLKVESTLDLRFMAERAGLEPLGIARLTNEVLGITLDKHWKVRCSDWETPELSERQIKYAASDAHVAVELFKKLSYKLVPHYPWTSRKVVLEQVLEEMDCFMDQPHNNRKSKSGGSSKPKKLLTAQNNQKPNKRYHSTRTKPLYHNCLMQAPDGELLCTCDRRKAEWYVQRELGDLVCENPYTVRLRFEPAGRAVDEAGQYYLQAKENICVVCGAKSSFNRKNIVPRDYRKHFPVVMKEHVSHDVLLLCADCHQRSSIQDERLRQELAELCNAPLAGQKNGSKEIRIESMAEIRKAARALLNSAAKIPPERKQVLEERLLTLLNSLGSEAESAGTSECGNGGPQFTELTQSLLEEYSNIDISVRNELYCAHGERVVEYFKKTPGGLMQLERRWRENFLHTMRPKHLPPLWSVDHNYKRLEIRAVEGRVNVEDLAIAGISFNSSPSTSATYSSRSYTSYSNNSHTNGSRTSYSGVPITDNPATSTRFYSNVQSQQSTTNGETETMTGAYTPYTTTTQYKSIVQPRSTMGTADEDTTSAGGTTQFKTIQNFQTMFPAEGGAAESLLQVDSEPATERDFASLQLTYDSDDSNSTLSQPSSTLLNSNGVFPDEDEDVRGENGEQQGEEEDERSLNAVDSLATDSSTSSNAARTNQDGNQTNGRGRHQMGW encoded by the exons ATGTTGACTCAGCGAGAGAAAACCGTCGTCTCTACTGCCGTCATAGCAGCCGTTGGTGTCGGTGTACTATTCGTACTATCACGCTACCGTCGTGGCATTATGAGCCGGCTGAGGGCACTGAACCAACGGGATCCGCTTCGCGACCAGCAGGTgcacatcatcaacaccaccgACGACTGTCGGTTAGTTGTGGAGAAGCTGCAAAG GCACTGTCAGGAGTACAATGTACTTGGATTCGATTGCGAATGGGTCAGCTACCAGGGAAAGCGACGCCCGGTAGCACTGCTGCAGCTGGCCTCACACCGTGGCCTTTGCGCCTTGATACGGCTGTGCATGATCAATAGGATACCGCAGGAGTTATACGATCTGCTAAATGATGACAATATAATCAAGGTAGGTGTTTCCCCGTACGAAGATGCACGCGTCCTAAGGGATGACTATCGGCTGAAGGTGGAAAGTACGCTCGATTTGCGATTTATGGCCGAACGGGCGGGGCTGGAACCGCTCGGCATTGCCCGATTGACCAATGAGGTGTTGGGCATAACGCTGGACAAACACTGGAAGGTGCGCTGTTCCGATTGGGAGACGCCGGAACTGTCCGAACGGCAGATAAAGTACGCCGCCAGCGATGCACATGTGGCGGTGGAGCTGTTTAAGAAACTTTCGTACAAACTAGTCCCGCA CTACCCATGGACCAGCCGGAAGGTAGTACTTGAACAGGTTCTGGAAGAGATGGACTGCTTCATGGATCAACCGCATAACAATCGCAAATCAAAGTCGGGCGGTAGCTCCAAACCGAAGAAGTTGCTTACGGCCCAAAA TAATCAAAAACCGAACAAACGGTACCATTCCACGCGCACGAAGCCACTGTACCATAACTGCTTGATGCAGGCCCCGGACGGTGAGCTGCTGTGCACGTGCGATCGTCGCAAGGCAGAATGGTACGTGCAACGGGAACTGGGCGATCTGGTGTGTGAAAATCCGTACACCGTACGATTGCGGTTCGAGCCGGCCGGCCGTGCGGTAGACGAAGCTGGACAGTACTATCTACAGGCGAAGGAAAACATATGCGTAGTGTGTGGGGCAAAGTCGAGCTTCAACCGAAAGAATATTGTGCCGCGTGACTATCGTAAGCATTTCCCTG TAGTGATGAAGGAGCACGTTTCGCACGATGTGCTGCTACTGTGCGCCGATTGCCATCAGCGAAGCAGCATTCAAGACGAGCGACTGCGCCAAGAGCTAGCCGAACTGTGCAACGCACCACTAGCGGGTCAGAAAAATGGTTCGAAAGAGATTCGCATTGAATCGATGGCGGAAATTCGAAAGGCGGCTCGAGCTCTGCTGAACAGTGCCGCCAAAATTCCTCCAGAACGGAAGCAAGTTCTCGAGGAGCGGCTTCTTACGCTGCTGAACAGTTTGGGAAGTGAAGCAGAATCGGCTGGAACGTCCGAATGCGGCAACGGTGGACCACAATTTACGGAGCTTACACAAAGCTTGCTGGAAGAGTACAGTAACATCGATATATCGGTGCGCAATGAGCTGTACTGTGCGCACGGTGAGCGGGTGGTGGAGTACTTCAAGAAGACGCCGGGTGGTTTGATGCAGCTGGAGCGTAGATGGAGGGAAAACTTTCTGCACACAATGCGTCCAAAGCATTTGCCTCCACTGTGGTCGGTGGATCATAACTACAAACG gTTGGAAATTCGTGCCGTAGAAGGGAGGGTAAACGTAGAGGATCTAGCGATTGCAGGCATCAGCTTCAACTCGTCACCTTCCACTTCGGCCACGTACTCGAGCCGATCGTACACGAGCTACTCGAACAACTCACACACCAATGGCAGCCGTACATCGTACAGTGGCGTACCGATCACCGATAATCCTGCAACATCGACCCGATTCTATTCGAACGTACAATCGCAGCAAAGCACCACTAACGGGGAAACTGAAACTATGACGGGTGCATACACGCcctacacaacaacaacacagtaCAAATCGATTGTTCAGCCACGATCGACGATGGGGACGGCTGACGAAGACACTACGTCGGCCGGTGGTACGACACAGttcaaaacaattcaaaactttcaaacaatGTTTCCGGCCGAGGGTGGAGCGGCCGAATCCTTGCTCCAGGTTGACAGTGAACCGGCTACCGAGCGTGACTTTGCTTCGCTTCAACTGACTTACGATAGTGATGATTCCAACTCGACTCTTTCGCAACCATCCTCCACACTGTTGAACTCTAACGGTGTGTTTCCGGACGAGGACGAGGATGTTCGCGGGGAGAACGGCGAACAACAGGGAGAGGAGGAAGATGAGAGAAGTTTGAATGCGGTTGACAGCTTAGCCACCGATAGTTCCACTTCGTCCAACGCGGCCAGAACAAATCAGGACGGAAATCAAACCAATGGTCGAGGAAGGCACCAGATGGGTTGGTAG
- the LOC126559363 gene encoding 40S ribosomal protein S23, with the protein MGKPRGIRTARKHVRHRRDQRWADKDYKKAHLGTRWKSNPFAGASHAKGIVLEKVGVEAKQPNSAIRKCVRVQLIKNGKKITAFVPRDGCLNYIEENDEVLVAGFGRKGHAVGDIPGVRFKVVKVANVSLLALYKEKKERPRS; encoded by the coding sequence ATGGGTAAACCACGTGGAATTCGTACCGCCCGCAAACACGTTCGCCATCGCCGTGACCAACGCTGGGCCGATAAGGACTACAAGAAGGCCCATCTGGGTACTCGCTGGAAGTCCAACCCATTCGCCGGAGCGTCCCACGCGAAGGGAATCGTGCTGGAGAAGGTCGGCGTCGAAGCTAAGCAGCCCAACTCCGCCATCCGCAAGTGCGTCCGTGTGCAGCTCATCAAGAACGGCAAGAAGATTACCGCGTTCGTGCCCCGGGACGGTTGTCTGAACTACATCGAGGAGAACGATGAGGTGCTGGTTGCCGGTTTCGGTCGTAAGGGTCACGCCGTCGGTGATATTCCCGGAGTCCGTTTCAAGGTGGTGAAGGTGGCCAACGTTTCGCTGTTGGCGCTGTacaaggagaagaaggaaCGTCCGCGTTCGTAA
- the LOC126559574 gene encoding stress-associated endoplasmic reticulum protein 2, which translates to MAPQQRIRIANEKASKNITMRGNVPKSSKNTEEKYPVGPWLLALFIFVVCGSAIFQIIQSIRIA; encoded by the coding sequence ATGGCCCCACAACAGCGAATCCGCATTGCCAACGAGAAGGCCAGCAAGAACATTACGATGCGTGGCAACGTGCCCAAATCGTCGAAAAACACCGAAGAAAAGTATCCGGTCGGACCGTGGCTACTGGCCCTGTTCATTTTCGTCGTGTGCGGTTCGGCGATATTCCAGATCATTCAATCGATTCGCATAGCATAA
- the LOC126559592 gene encoding uncharacterized protein LOC126559592, with the protein MKVFIVLSVVLAYAAARPEAGFSSYSSAPSFTSIGDFGGYAGSSSSSSSGYNYNPAPQIVQKHIYVHVPPPEKEEVHYPRVSPVQPAQKHYKIIFIKAPSPPAPKAPIIPVQPQNEEKTLVYVLHKKPEEPQDIVIPTPPPTKPSKPEVYFIKYKTQKEKSQPPTEYGPPGNSGPY; encoded by the exons ATGAAGGTGTTCATAGTGTTAAGTGTTGTACTGGCGTACGCCGCCGCCCGTCCGGAAGCTGGATTCTCATCCTACTCGTCCGCTCCATCGTTCACCTCGATCGGAGACTTTGGTGGTTACGCAG GTAGTAGCTCCAGCTCCAGCTCTGGATACAACTACAACCCTGCACCACAGATCGTCCAGAAGCACATCTACGTGCACGTGCCACCGCCAGAGAAGGAGGAGGTCCACTACCCGCGCGTTTCCCCGGTACAACCGGCCCAGAAGCACTACAAGATCATCTTCATCAAGGCCCCGAGCCCACCGGCCCCCAAGGCACCAATCATCCCGGTGCAGCCCCAGAACGAAGAGAAGACCCTTGTCTACGTCCTGCACAAGAAGCCCGAGGAGCCGCAGGACATTGTCAtcccaacgccaccaccaaccaagCCAAGCAAGCCGGAGGTTTACTTCATCAAGTACAAGACCCAGAAGGAAAAGTCTCAGCCACCGACCGAATACGGACCGCCCGGCAACTCTGGCCCGTACTAA
- the LOC126557366 gene encoding neither inactivation nor afterpotential protein G, producing the protein MGCLKKLVLASVITVALVSGALLLLWMWLGVEIIPNQIRDPRMLQDRSFDYIIVGAGTAGCVLANRLSENPNVTVLLVEAGDTFGAASIIPLISTAMQGTKYDWAFRTTPQKYSSHGLGNNQQLLPRGKGLGGSGQINYMLHFTGIPEDFDRWERLGARDWNWHAMKPYLDKLNYPSTEPESYGDDNSQQECNQGELTGEELYETNNHYASILSESDKHATISFCSRKTFTQNRHISTTDRLHITEVDPRESLLAKVFTEAPRELGQQYHFKPARYTIHNGIRWSSYHAYLRPAFGRPNLSILTSSLVAKILFDDTNHTKGVMVQSVGPGHQSPVPITVGREVILAAGALHTPQILKLSGIGPKLELKRHGIELVHDSPGVGQNYFDHLNLPLFVSINVTASVTMDKVMSVDSILQYLQHGRGVLSTTAIAGIGSPRGGQYGIILFGMGSVDEQALRHVSNMEEDTFRAFFPSYQNTSQEGFLFLSTCHQPASRGGIFLRDRHIDSVPFFNPNYLKDRADIECMIKAIRLAARTVRTTTFRSIGAQLHWPHIKRCSNFGPPLDNSTEEPSDRFLECILRTSALTGHHPGGTAAIGVHGDGVVDNQLRVNGVHGLRVVDASVFPAPLSGTPNSVVIAVAEKGSDLIVQNSN; encoded by the exons ATGGGTTGTCTAAAGAAGTTGGTGCTAGCATCGGTCATAACGGTCGCACTGGTTTCCGGTGCATTGCTTCTGCTGTGGATGTGGCTTGGAGTGGAAATAATTCCTAATCAAATTCGTGATCCACGAATGCTGCAGGATCGATCCTTCGACTATATTATTG TCGGTGCCGGAACGGCAGGATGTGTTTTGGCCAATCGACTTTCCGAAAATCCGAACGTTAccgtgctgctggtggaagcGGGCGATACGTTCGGTGCGGCATCAATCATTCCACTGATAAGTACCGCCATGCAAGGTACCAAGTACGATTGGGCATTCCGTACGACACCGCAAAAATATTCCTCACACGGTTTGGGTAACAAT CAACAATTGCTACCACGTGGCAAAGGATTAGGTGGATCCGGACAAATCAACTATATGCTTCATTTTACCGGCATACCGGAGGATTTTGACCGTTGGGAACGGCTAGGCGCACGTGACTGGAATTGGCACGCAATGAAACCTTACCTGGATAAGCTGAACTACCCCTCGACTGAACCCGAATCGTACGGCGATGACAACAGTCAGCAGGAATGTAACCAGGGGGAGCTTACTGGCGAGGAGTTGTATGAG ACAAACAATCACTACGCATCAATTCTATCGGAAAGCGACAAACATGCAACCATCAGCTTCTGCTCTCGGAAGACTTTCACCCAAAACAGACATATCTCCACAACGGATCGCCTTCACATCACCGAGGTGGACCCGCGCGAATCCTTGCTGGCTAAAGTGTTCACCGAGGCACCACGGGAACTTGGCCAGCAGTATCATTTTAAGCCCGCCCGATACACCATTCACAATGGAATCCGTTGGAGTAGTTACCATGCTTACCTGCGACCTGCTTTCGGACGTCCGAATCTCTCCATCCTGACATCTTCCCTCGTCGCGAAGATCCTGTTTGATGACACCAATCATACGAAGGGTGTAATGGTACAATCTGTAGGACCTGGCCATCAATCACCGGTTCCCATCACAGTCGGGCGGGAAGTGATTCTTGCTGCCGGCGCTCTACACACACCCCAGATTCTGAAACTTTCCGGTATTGGACCAAAACTGGAACTGAAACGGCACGGTATTGAGCTGGTACATGATTCACCCGGTGTGGGACAGAACTATTTCGACCATCTCAATCTACCGCTGTTTGTGAGCATCAACGTTACGGCCAGTGTAACGATGGATAAAGTCATGTCGGTGGATTCGATCCTACAGTACCTGCAACACGGCCGAGGAGTATTATCCACGACGGCTATCGCTGGCATCGGAAGTCCTCGCGGTGGTCAGTATGGGATAATCCTGTTCGGCATGGGGAGTGTCGATGAGCAAGCGTTACGTCACGTATCAAACATGGAGGAGGACACATTCCgtgcttttttcccctcctATCAAAATACCAGCCAGGAAGGATTTCTGTTCCTTAGCACTTGCCATCAACCAGCCAGCCGGGGGGGCATCTTCTTGCGCGATCGTCACATCGACAGTGTCCCATTTTTCAATCCTAACTATCTGAAGGATCGGGCCGACATTGAGTGCATGATCAAAGCGATCCGATTAGCGGCACGTACGGTTCGAACGACCACTTTCCGGTCGATTGGTGCCCAACTGCACTGGCCACACATCAAACGATGTTCAAATTTCGGGCCACCGTTGGACAACAGTACGGAGGAACCGTCGGATCGGTTTTTGGAGTGTATTCTGCGTACTTCGGCGCTGACTGGACATCATCCCGGTGGAACGGCAGCCATTGGAGTGCACGGTGACGGTGTGGTTGACAATCAGCTCAG GGTTAACGGAGTGCACGGTTTGCGCGTCGTGGATGCAAGCGTCTTTCCAGCTCCATTGTCCGGTACACCGAACTCCGTCGTGATTGCTGTGGCAGAGAAGGGTAGTGATTTAATAGTGCAAAATAGTAATTAA
- the LOC126558750 gene encoding E3 ubiquitin-protein ligase TRIM37-like produces MANSSNRNESRRNGSHGSHSLSTTIPAVPSTSSNTSLPLTASSTARDTGTRRNVLSHINDIFKCTICFGRLEDPHLCPQCSKLYCYDCIGEWLDSGSSQSCPNCKITLQLDQLVKVRWFDDIQKLQQNLHTLSASEAEEERLAEKADKATENELCPMHGKPVNFYCSTCKQCICEVCATDVIEGRHRDHTFKTLHVTYEQHLSVLENELEKVEHYRDMLSLLMNKIERNVALIGRVKSVKHKELEAIMISAMESLDRQEEEKVAKLHDHRYSLLLEMDNIDQKLQTMRCDMMLCSKPQLIQMKPKILAVCNAIRMNPIKDFKQIRVPARLKIEIPNLYETGVFVVQNFSTFDDNKVVYSNEFSDCFGRTWRIMAWCVISEDHFGIYLELVSGTPGWMECTFQLIHLEPEKTISKTIRQYFDRTPQKGWGLRDFVTLKTILEENYLRVNDSLELLYNIRPCSPADGQPDVLDADESLTEQ; encoded by the exons ATGGCCAATTCGAGCAATAGGAACGAGTCCCGCCGGAACGGGTCACACGGGTCCCATTCGCTTTCGACAACCATTCCAGCCGTACCATCGACGTCCTCCAACACCTCCCTACCACTCACCGCTAGCTCCACCGCTCGAGACACCGGGACACGCCGAAATGTGCTGTCCCATATAAATGACATCTTTAAGTGTACGATTTGTTTTGGCCGGCTAGAAGATCCTCACCTGTGTCCGCAGTGTTCGAAGCTGTACTGCTACGATTGTATTGGCGAGTGGCTCGATTCGGGCAGTAGCCAAAGCTGTCCGAACTGTAAGATTACGCTTCAGCTCGATCAGTTGGTGAAGGTACGCTGGTTCGACGACATTCAGAAATTGCAGCAGAATCTACACACGTTAAGCGCTTCCGAAGCGGAAGAAGAAAGGTTGGCGGAGAAAGCCGACAAAGCGACGGAGAACGAGCTATGCCCGATGCATGGTAAACCGGTCAACTTCTACTGTTCCACGTGTAAGCAGTGTATCTGTGAGGTTTGTGCTACGGATGTGATCGAAGGACGCCATCGAGATCACACGTTCAAGACTCTGCACGTAACGTACGAACAGCATCTGAGCGTGCTTGAGAACGAGCTCGAAAAGGTGGAACACTATCGGGACATGCTGTCGCTGTTGATGAACAAAATCGAACGTAATGTGGCACTGATTGGTCGGGTAAAGAGTGTGAAGCACAAGGAGCTGGAAGCGATCATGATATCGGCGATGGAAAGTCTCGATCGTCAGGAGGAAGAAAAGGTGGCCAAGCTGCATGACCATCGGTACAGCTTGCTGCTCGAGATGGACAACATCGACCAGAAGCTTCAGACGATGCGTTGCGATATGATGCTCTGCAGCAAGCCGCAACTCATACAGATGAAGCCAAAGATTTTGGCCGTTTGTAATGCGATCCGTATGAACCCGATCAAAGACTTTAAGCAGATACGTGTACCGGCTCGGCTGAAAAT CGAAATTCCGAACCTGTACGAAACGGGCGTGTTTGTggtgcaaaacttttccaccttcGACGACAATAAGGTGGTGTACTCGAACGAGTTTTCCGACTGCTTTGGGCGCACGTGGCGCATTATGGCGTGGTGCGTAATATCGGAGGATCACTTCGGGATCTATCTGGAGCTAGTCAGTGGAACACCCGGCTG GATGGAATGTACGTTCCAGTTGATCCATCTCGAGCCGGAAAAAACGATCAGCAAGACGATCCGTCAATACTTCGACCGAACGCCCCAGAAGGGTTGGGGTTTGCGAGACTTTGTGACGCTTAAAACGATTCTGGAGGAAAACTATCTGCGAGTAAATGATTCGCTCGAGCTACTGTACAATATCCGCCCGTGCTCACCGGCCGACGGACAGCCCGATGTGCTGGATGCCGATGAATCGTTGACGGAACAGTGA